From Candidatus Atelocyanobacterium thalassa isolate ALOHA, a single genomic window includes:
- a CDS encoding NAD-dependent epimerase/dehydratase family protein translates to MKRIFITGASGCIGHYIAETLINYTDYELYFLVRNPDKLLFNYNSRPGIHLIEEDLKNINQLSDFLKTVNIAILAATSWGGDVESYEINVSSMIDLINLLDSEVCQQIIYFSTASILDKNNKPLPEARTLGTNYIRTKYQCYTQLQKLPVYEKIVTVFPTLVFGGEHNKPYSHLSGGINDVTKWIGLIRFFKIDGSFHYIHAKDIAQVIKYLIENPSLAITNKDIVLGNKKTTVNEAVETICKYFNKRIYFRIPLSITLANMFIKIFQLRMEAWDYFSMNYRHFTYKKTIVPSSFGADDYCATIENIMNLSDPKEEKN, encoded by the coding sequence ATGAAACGTATTTTCATAACAGGTGCAAGTGGATGTATAGGACACTACATAGCAGAAACTTTAATTAACTATACAGACTATGAACTTTATTTCCTAGTGAGAAATCCAGATAAGCTGTTATTTAATTATAATAGCCGTCCTGGCATACATTTAATTGAAGAAGATTTGAAAAATATAAATCAGCTAAGTGATTTTTTAAAAACAGTTAATATCGCCATTTTAGCTGCAACAAGCTGGGGAGGAGACGTAGAATCTTATGAAATTAATGTAAGTTCAATGATAGATTTAATCAATCTATTAGACTCTGAAGTATGTCAGCAAATTATTTATTTTTCTACTGCAAGCATCTTAGATAAGAACAACAAGCCACTACCTGAAGCAAGAACGCTTGGTACTAACTATATACGGACTAAATACCAATGTTATACCCAATTACAAAAATTACCAGTATATGAAAAGATTGTCACAGTTTTTCCTACTTTAGTTTTTGGAGGAGAACACAATAAACCATATTCTCATTTATCTGGTGGTATTAACGATGTTACAAAATGGATAGGTTTAATACGTTTCTTTAAAATAGATGGAAGTTTCCATTATATTCATGCAAAAGATATAGCTCAAGTTATTAAATATTTAATTGAAAATCCATCTCTAGCCATTACAAATAAAGATATTGTTTTAGGTAATAAAAAAACAACAGTTAATGAAGCGGTAGAAACAATATGTAAGTATTTTAATAAAAGAATTTATTTCCGAATTCCATTGTCAATTACTTTGGCAAATATGTTTATTAAAATTTTTCAATTACGTATGGAAGCATGGGATTATTTTTCTATGAACTACCGTCATTTTACTTATAAAAAAACCATAGTTCCTTCTAGCTTTGGAGCAGATGATTATTGTGCCACTATTGAAAATATAATGAATCTAAGTGATCCTAAAGAAGAGAAGAACTAA
- the hemE gene encoding uroporphyrinogen decarboxylase, with protein MKGADNMPYLLRAARGEILDRPPVWMMRQAGRYMKVYRDLRDRYPSFRERSENPNLAIEISLQPWHAFQPDGVIMFSDILTPLSGMGVSFDIIPNKGPVISPAIRTLKQIEDLHDLEPEESLPFVKTILQSLRKEVGNQSTVLGFVGAPWTLAAYAIEGKSSKNYTITKAMAFSEPEILHRLLSKITNSIATYACHQIACGAQIIQLFDSWAGHLSPQDYESFALPYQQQVIHKIKKIYPDTPVILYINSSAGKLNQMECSKADIVSIDWTIDMAEARQRLSNHITIQGNIDPGILFGSHKVIKERIIDTVQKAGKGRHILNLGHGVVVGTPEENVRYFFEIAKQIDKLTTLTI; from the coding sequence ATGAAAGGAGCTGACAATATGCCTTATCTTCTTCGTGCAGCACGAGGAGAAATTTTAGATCGTCCGCCTGTTTGGATGATGAGACAAGCTGGACGTTATATGAAAGTATATCGAGATTTACGAGATAGATATCCTAGTTTCCGAGAAAGATCAGAAAATCCTAATCTTGCTATTGAAATTTCTCTACAGCCTTGGCATGCTTTTCAGCCAGATGGTGTAATTATGTTTTCAGATATACTGACTCCATTGTCTGGCATGGGTGTTTCTTTTGATATCATACCTAATAAAGGACCAGTAATCTCCCCTGCAATTCGTACACTAAAACAAATTGAAGATCTGCATGATCTCGAACCGGAAGAATCCTTACCTTTCGTGAAAACAATTTTACAGTCTTTAAGAAAAGAGGTAGGTAATCAATCTACTGTATTAGGTTTCGTTGGTGCACCTTGGACATTAGCTGCTTATGCTATTGAAGGTAAAAGTTCTAAGAACTATACTATCACTAAAGCTATGGCTTTTTCTGAACCTGAAATTCTTCATCGACTTTTAAGTAAGATTACAAATTCAATAGCTACTTATGCATGTCATCAAATCGCTTGTGGGGCACAAATAATACAATTATTTGATTCATGGGCTGGACATTTAAGTCCTCAAGACTATGAATCTTTTGCACTTCCTTATCAACAACAAGTAATTCATAAAATTAAAAAAATTTACCCAGATACTCCTGTTATTCTTTATATCAATAGTAGTGCTGGGAAACTAAACCAAATGGAGTGTTCTAAAGCAGACATTGTAAGTATTGACTGGACAATAGATATGGCAGAAGCTAGGCAACGTTTAAGTAATCATATAACTATACAAGGTAATATTGATCCAGGTATATTATTTGGTTCTCACAAAGTTATTAAAGAACGTATTATTGATACAGTACAAAAAGCTGGTAAAGGCAGACATATTTTAAACTTAGGTCATGGAGTAGTGGTAGGAACACCAGAAGAAAATGTTAGATATTTCTTCGAAATAGCCAAGCAAATTGATAAATTAACAACTTTGACTATTTAA
- a CDS encoding rhomboid family intramembrane serine protease — protein sequence MGQLFKNSFSKKFKTQAIILGSFVSIFWIVELIDIFIFHGKLDNLGVQPHTLKGLRGIFFAPFLHGDLSHLINNTIPFLVLGSFVMLHRTKDFWIVTLLTTIIGGLGVWLFGPTNSVHIGASILIFGYLGFLLLRGYFQKQIISICVSILIFCLYGGLIIGLLPSQPGISWQGHLFGFLGGALAARLLKAKK from the coding sequence ATGGGGCAATTATTTAAAAATAGCTTTTCTAAAAAATTTAAAACACAAGCTATCATTTTGGGAAGTTTTGTAAGTATTTTTTGGATAGTAGAGCTGATTGATATTTTTATTTTTCATGGAAAATTAGATAATTTAGGTGTTCAACCTCACACTTTAAAGGGATTACGAGGTATTTTTTTTGCACCTTTTTTACATGGAGATTTATCTCATTTAATTAATAACACTATTCCTTTTTTAGTTCTGGGATCCTTTGTTATGCTTCACAGAACTAAGGATTTCTGGATTGTAACTCTTTTAACTACAATAATAGGCGGTTTAGGTGTTTGGTTATTTGGTCCTACAAACTCTGTTCATATTGGAGCAAGTATACTGATTTTTGGCTATTTAGGATTTTTATTACTGAGAGGTTATTTTCAAAAGCAAATCATTTCAATATGTGTATCTATCTTGATATTTTGTCTATATGGAGGACTAATTATTGGATTGTTGCCTTCACAACCAGGTATTTCTTGGCAAGGTCATTTGTTTGGTTTTTTAGGAGGAGCTTTAGCTGCAAGATTGCTTAAAGCTAAAAAATAA
- the folB gene encoding dihydroneopterin aldolase yields the protein MDFIKIKGIRCYGYTGYVPEEKILGQWFEVNLSLGMDLHVSGISDSIEDTLDYCHVINTVKDQITSANFSLIEKLAEVIAQKVLSFPKVNEVRINLSKLSPPIDNFEGRVTINITRKKEDNI from the coding sequence ATGGACTTTATCAAGATAAAGGGAATTCGCTGCTATGGTTATACCGGATATGTACCAGAAGAGAAAATTTTAGGACAGTGGTTTGAAGTTAATCTTAGTTTAGGTATGGATTTACACGTTTCAGGAATATCTGACTCAATTGAAGATACTTTAGACTATTGTCATGTAATTAATACCGTTAAAGATCAAATTACTTCTGCTAATTTTTCTCTTATAGAAAAATTAGCAGAAGTAATAGCTCAAAAAGTATTATCTTTCCCAAAAGTTAATGAAGTTAGGATTAATCTAAGTAAACTCTCGCCTCCTATTGATAATTTCGAAGGTAGAGTTACTATTAATATTACTCGGAAAAAAGAAGATAACATATAA
- a CDS encoding DUF3318 domain-containing protein has translation MNINSEISRLLDVMPASGRMLTKIVSKSTQSEVIRIPFAFPWNRSKRLIYINFDLWYQLTEAQRDLLILRVGFQLQDVYSFKLNLNQFILSLGVLELFIKVLQRDTLGISIFGILIIIFTKQFWYGNQNIQKELDFDKDTIKASLKRGYRKDDAAKHLLEGIKKIAKLESHPKLESKIRLEYLQSFIN, from the coding sequence ATGAACATTAATTCTGAAATTAGCAGATTATTAGATGTAATGCCTGCTTCGGGTAGAATGTTAACTAAGATTGTCAGTAAATCAACTCAATCAGAGGTAATTAGGATACCTTTTGCATTTCCTTGGAACAGAAGTAAGAGACTGATTTATATTAATTTTGATCTTTGGTATCAATTAACAGAAGCCCAGCGAGATTTACTGATTTTACGTGTAGGCTTCCAGTTACAAGATGTTTATTCATTTAAATTAAATTTAAACCAATTTATTTTATCTCTCGGTGTTTTAGAGTTATTTATTAAAGTCCTACAAAGAGATACATTAGGAATTTCTATATTTGGAATATTAATTATCATTTTTACGAAACAATTTTGGTATGGTAATCAAAATATTCAAAAAGAATTAGATTTTGATAAAGATACAATAAAAGCTTCTCTTAAAAGAGGATATAGAAAAGATGACGCAGCGAAACATCTCTTAGAAGGCATTAAAAAGATAGCTAAACTAGAAAGTCATCCTAAATTAGAATCAAAAATTCGTCTAGAATATCTTCAATCTTTTATTAATTAA
- a CDS encoding aminotransferase class I/II-fold pyridoxal phosphate-dependent enzyme translates to MTIFDNICSSNQNRAPLIEALNVLRRRNDAAFYAPGHKRGQGISELMLSLLGKKVFKSDLPELPELGNLFVPDEAIKEAQDLAAEAFGAKRTWFLVNGSSCGIAAGILAVCNPGDKIIVPRNIHHSVITGLILSGAIPVFLYPQCYSTWDLPLNITPKSLKATLKRHGNIKAVLIIHPTYHGICGNIKEIVKVTHSYNIPLLVDEAHGAHFQFHSALPSSALSEGADLSIQSTHKVLGAITQASMLHLQGNLINENKINQALQLMQSSSPSNLLLASLDGARQQIMIDGQKLLNKTIKLSELARSEINNINGFSTLELINKKPEFYDLDITRLTIDISSLGVSGWKIDKVLRTKFNVTAELPMLSSLTFIISIGNNKKDIISLVKALIGLKEMTLSSCSELSIPYLSYESKVFSCFNMSPRDAFFASKKIVPIEKSAGLISGEVLCPYPPGIPIIMPGEIITGEAIKYLVKIKQQGGIIAGCDNQDLKTIKVIN, encoded by the coding sequence ATGACAATATTTGACAATATCTGTTCTAGTAATCAAAATAGAGCTCCCTTAATTGAGGCCTTAAATGTTTTAAGAAGACGAAACGATGCAGCTTTTTATGCTCCTGGACATAAAAGAGGTCAAGGGATTAGTGAATTAATGTTATCCTTACTCGGAAAGAAAGTATTCAAATCAGATCTGCCTGAATTACCAGAATTAGGCAACTTGTTTGTTCCTGACGAAGCAATTAAAGAAGCTCAAGATCTTGCTGCAGAAGCTTTTGGAGCCAAACGAACTTGGTTTCTTGTTAATGGTTCAAGTTGTGGTATAGCTGCTGGGATTTTAGCAGTATGTAATCCAGGCGACAAAATTATCGTACCAAGAAATATTCATCATTCAGTTATTACCGGCTTAATTTTGTCTGGGGCGATTCCTGTTTTTTTATATCCTCAATGTTATTCTACATGGGATTTACCTCTGAATATTACCCCAAAATCTTTAAAAGCAACTTTGAAAAGGCATGGTAATATCAAAGCTGTTTTAATAATCCATCCTACTTATCATGGTATTTGTGGGAATATCAAAGAAATAGTAAAAGTTACTCATTCTTATAACATTCCTTTACTAGTAGATGAAGCACATGGGGCACACTTTCAGTTTCATTCAGCTCTACCTTCTTCAGCATTGTCAGAAGGAGCCGACCTAAGCATTCAATCCACACATAAAGTTTTAGGTGCAATAACACAAGCCTCAATGTTGCATTTACAGGGTAATCTAATTAATGAGAATAAAATTAATCAAGCTTTACAGTTGATGCAATCTAGCAGTCCTAGTAACTTATTATTAGCTTCTTTGGATGGTGCAAGACAGCAGATTATGATTGATGGTCAAAAACTATTAAATAAAACCATAAAATTATCGGAATTAGCAAGAAGCGAAATTAATAATATTAACGGATTTTCTACTTTAGAATTAATAAATAAGAAACCAGAATTTTATGATTTAGATATCACTAGACTGACAATTGATATTTCTTCTCTAGGAGTTAGTGGCTGGAAGATTGATAAAGTTTTGAGAACAAAATTCAACGTTACAGCAGAACTTCCTATGCTTTCATCTCTAACTTTTATTATTTCGATAGGAAATAATAAAAAAGATATCATATCTTTAGTAAAAGCTTTGATAGGACTTAAGGAGATGACACTTTCATCATGTTCAGAACTATCAATACCTTATTTATCTTATGAATCAAAAGTTTTCTCATGTTTCAACATGTCTCCCAGAGATGCTTTTTTTGCCTCTAAAAAGATTGTTCCTATTGAAAAGAGTGCTGGATTAATTAGTGGAGAAGTTTTATGTCCTTATCCTCCAGGGATACCTATAATAATGCCAGGAGAAATTATTACCGGCGAAGCAATTAAATATTTGGTAAAAATTAAACAACAGGGAGGAATAATTGCTGGATGTGATAATCAAGATCTAAAAACTATTAAAGTAATTAATTAA
- a CDS encoding NAD(P)H-quinone oxidoreductase subunit N encodes MALLTTGKGFIRDLEKSGALGIFTPLEGGSEGRYQRRLRLNGYDSFSLTAKGLGDIEAYLTKVHGVSVPHLGKKNIGQEAAVGPIYFVPPVATYKLDNLSPKSKGLILWIIEGHVLSRDELEYLTNLPHQEPRIKVVVELGGERYFRWESLEKIAQAV; translated from the coding sequence ATGGCACTGCTTACTACAGGGAAAGGTTTTATTCGTGACTTAGAAAAGTCAGGTGCACTTGGAATATTTACTCCTTTAGAGGGAGGGTCAGAAGGACGTTACCAAAGACGTTTACGACTTAATGGATATGATAGTTTCTCTCTTACTGCGAAAGGACTTGGGGATATAGAAGCTTATCTTACAAAAGTTCACGGAGTATCTGTTCCTCATTTAGGTAAAAAAAACATTGGCCAAGAAGCTGCGGTAGGTCCAATATATTTTGTTCCTCCAGTTGCTACCTATAAATTAGATAATCTGTCTCCAAAATCTAAGGGATTAATTTTATGGATTATAGAAGGTCACGTCTTATCTAGAGACGAATTAGAATATCTAACAAATCTACCTCACCAAGAACCTCGAATTAAAGTTGTTGTTGAGTTAGGAGGTGAGCGTTATTTTCGCTGGGAGTCTTTAGAGAAAATTGCTCAAGCGGTTTAA
- the recR gene encoding recombination mediator RecR, which yields MFTPPLARLIEKLQRLPGIGPKSAQRLAFYILKLPESEVQAFAKALINAKQRTGLCTKCFHFSEKPICEICSNTNRDSNLICVVADSRDVIALEKTREYKGMYHVLGGIMSPIDGIGPEQLNVEPLVRRVSQENIKEVILAISPTVEGETMTLYLCQVLKAFTKVTRIAFGLPVGGDLEYTDEITLARALAGRQELS from the coding sequence ATTTTCACACCTCCTCTAGCCCGTTTAATTGAAAAATTGCAACGCTTGCCAGGAATTGGTCCTAAATCAGCACAAAGATTAGCTTTTTATATTCTTAAACTACCCGAGTCTGAAGTTCAAGCCTTTGCTAAAGCTTTAATAAATGCAAAACAACGTACAGGTTTATGTACAAAATGTTTTCATTTCTCAGAAAAACCTATCTGTGAGATTTGTAGTAATACGAATAGAGATTCAAATCTTATATGTGTCGTAGCTGATTCTCGAGATGTTATCGCTCTAGAAAAAACTAGAGAATATAAAGGAATGTACCATGTACTAGGAGGAATCATGTCTCCTATAGATGGTATTGGTCCAGAGCAACTTAACGTTGAGCCATTAGTAAGGCGTGTATCTCAGGAAAATATAAAAGAAGTAATCCTAGCAATTAGTCCAACAGTTGAAGGAGAAACTATGACTCTATACCTTTGTCAGGTACTAAAAGCTTTCACAAAAGTTACACGTATTGCTTTTGGTTTACCAGTAGGTGGAGACTTAGAATATACAGATGAAATAACTTTAGCGAGAGCTTTGGCTGGCCGACAAGAGCTGAGTTAA
- a CDS encoding YqeG family HAD IIIA-type phosphatase, which yields MFKIKLLQPDLVLGDTVLDLTQEILDQYEIKGLILDVDETLVPLTKSFVSEELRHWIDNIKAKTPIWLVSNNLSRNRISYIASTLKLPYLSGAGKPSRRKLRKAVSTMDLPVSQIAMVGDRLFTDVLAGNRLGMFTILVNPIQISKSHPIQDLEIWISKRLGVSLTSSKYKLVKKNKNITD from the coding sequence ATGTTTAAGATAAAACTTTTACAGCCTGACTTAGTATTAGGTGACACAGTTCTTGACTTAACACAGGAGATTCTTGATCAATACGAAATTAAAGGATTAATTTTAGATGTTGATGAAACTTTGGTTCCTCTCACAAAATCCTTCGTTTCAGAAGAACTTAGACATTGGATAGATAATATTAAAGCAAAAACTCCTATTTGGTTAGTTAGTAATAATCTTAGTAGAAATCGCATTAGTTATATAGCTAGTACATTAAAATTACCCTATTTATCAGGAGCTGGTAAACCTTCTAGAAGAAAACTTCGTAAAGCTGTTAGTACTATGGATCTGCCGGTATCACAAATCGCGATGGTGGGTGATCGATTATTTACAGATGTTTTAGCTGGAAACCGTTTAGGAATGTTTACCATTTTAGTTAATCCTATCCAAATCTCTAAATCTCATCCTATTCAAGATTTAGAGATTTGGATATCAAAAAGATTGGGAGTATCTCTTACATCCTCAAAATATAAATTGGTGAAAAAGAATAAAAACATTACAGATTAA
- a CDS encoding ABC transporter ATP-binding protein, whose amino-acid sequence MNNNILFCIENLSIKYPDNNTRAVSSISFNLYEGERIGLIGESGSGKSTVGKAMLNLLPEMTTIEGSIKFNNQSIFSLDYKQLRHLRGELVGLVFQDPMNRFNPIMTIGEHCVETLQVHNHKLSYRSAKKIAMDMLAKVKVNFCWKQYPHELSGGMRQRVAIAMVLLLKPKIIIADEPTTALDATVANEILEELVSLCKEQNMGLLMISHDLAMVGKYCNRLAVMKQGEILEIGEIPDILNYPQHHYTKSLLSIALRTQKQDDYTNIKVDKQSKVSIKPLLSIENLKQYFTIQQSFFLKKTQIIKAVDNISFDIFPGDSLGLIGESGCGKSTLSRTILQLLKATSGTINFQGQDLTQLSRKKMRFQRRHLQMIFQDPQASLNPLMTIGESIAEPLIVHGLATNKEAKEKAYEMLEKVKLNLASNYYDRYPNEISGGQQQRVAIARALIIKPSLVICDEPVSMLDVSIQEEILDLMSELKEEFKLTYLFITHDLLVARSFCNKIAVMKQGKIVEINDTNSIFTCPVHPYTVKLLKSIPLLSL is encoded by the coding sequence ATGAATAATAATATTTTATTTTGTATTGAAAATTTGTCTATCAAGTATCCTGATAATAATACTCGGGCAGTAAGCAGTATCTCTTTTAACCTGTATGAAGGAGAAAGAATTGGATTGATAGGAGAGTCTGGTTCTGGTAAATCAACTGTAGGAAAAGCTATGTTGAATCTGTTACCAGAAATGACTACGATAGAAGGCTCTATAAAATTTAATAATCAATCAATTTTTAGTTTAGATTATAAGCAGCTAAGGCATTTGAGAGGAGAACTAGTCGGTCTGGTTTTTCAAGATCCAATGAATCGTTTTAATCCAATAATGACTATTGGAGAACATTGTGTTGAGACGCTACAAGTCCATAATCATAAATTATCTTACAGATCTGCAAAAAAAATTGCTATGGATATGTTGGCAAAAGTAAAAGTTAATTTTTGTTGGAAACAATATCCTCATGAGTTAAGTGGAGGAATGAGGCAAAGAGTAGCTATAGCTATGGTTTTATTATTAAAACCTAAAATTATAATTGCTGATGAACCAACTACTGCTCTTGATGCTACTGTAGCTAACGAAATATTAGAAGAATTAGTTTCTTTATGTAAAGAACAAAATATGGGATTATTAATGATTTCTCATGACTTAGCTATGGTAGGTAAGTATTGCAATCGTTTAGCAGTTATGAAGCAAGGCGAAATATTAGAAATTGGGGAAATACCAGATATTTTAAATTATCCTCAACATCATTATACAAAATCACTGTTAAGTATAGCTTTACGTACACAAAAACAAGACGACTATACAAACATAAAAGTGGATAAACAAAGTAAAGTATCAATAAAACCTTTATTAAGTATTGAAAACTTAAAACAATACTTCACTATCCAACAAAGTTTCTTTTTGAAAAAAACACAGATAATTAAAGCTGTAGATAATATTAGCTTTGATATTTTTCCTGGAGATTCCTTAGGATTAATAGGAGAATCTGGCTGTGGAAAAAGTACTTTGTCCAGAACCATATTACAACTATTAAAAGCCACATCAGGAACTATTAACTTTCAAGGACAAGATCTAACACAACTATCTAGAAAAAAGATGCGTTTCCAACGACGTCATTTGCAAATGATTTTTCAAGATCCTCAAGCTTCTTTGAATCCTCTTATGACAATTGGAGAAAGTATCGCTGAGCCTTTAATTGTCCATGGTTTAGCAACTAACAAAGAAGCAAAAGAGAAGGCATATGAAATGCTCGAAAAGGTAAAATTAAACTTAGCAAGTAACTACTATGATCGTTATCCTAATGAAATTTCAGGAGGACAGCAACAAAGAGTTGCTATTGCTAGAGCACTTATCATAAAACCTAGTTTAGTTATTTGCGACGAACCTGTTAGTATGCTTGATGTCAGTATTCAAGAAGAGATACTTGACTTGATGTCTGAATTAAAAGAAGAGTTCAAATTAACATATCTTTTCATAACACATGATTTATTAGTTGCTCGTTCTTTTTGTAATAAAATAGCTGTCATGAAGCAAGGTAAGATAGTAGAAATAAACGACACTAATAGTATCTTCACATGTCCTGTACATCCTTATACAGTTAAACTTTTAAAATCTATACCTCTATTATCATTATAA
- the minE gene encoding cell division topological specificity factor MinE translates to MIDLLEKIFPWKSSLKSGDDAKHRLKFILAHDRADLNPEMVEAMRADILAVVKRYVDIDSEQMEFSLESDQRMTALIANLPIRRVKRDTTKVS, encoded by the coding sequence ATTATTGATTTACTCGAAAAAATATTTCCTTGGAAAAGTTCTCTTAAAAGTGGAGATGATGCTAAACATCGTCTAAAATTTATTTTAGCTCATGATCGTGCTGATCTAAATCCAGAAATGGTAGAAGCTATGAGAGCCGATATACTAGCAGTAGTAAAACGTTATGTAGATATTGATTCTGAACAAATGGAATTCTCTTTAGAAAGCGATCAACGGATGACGGCATTAATAGCTAACCTTCCTATTCGTAGAGTAAAAAGAGATACTACAAAAGTCAGTTAA
- the minD gene encoding septum site-determining protein MinD: MSRVIVITSGKGGVGKTTITANLGSAIAYLGFKIVLVDADFGLRNLDLLLGLEQRVVYTAVDVLAGHCTIDKALVKDKRQPNLMLLPAAQNRTKEAICPDDMKKLVAELDKKFDFILIDCPAGIEMGFRNAITPAHEAVIVTTPEMAAVRDADRVVGLLESEDIQKIHLIVNRIKPKMIQSNQMIAVEDILDLLVVPLLGIVPDDEKIIISTNKGEPLVLEENHSLPATAFVNIAERLNGKSIPFLDFMAVEENLFSRLISFFKK; this comes from the coding sequence ATGAGTCGTGTAATTGTAATTACTTCTGGAAAAGGAGGCGTTGGTAAAACTACTATTACCGCGAATTTAGGATCAGCAATAGCTTATCTAGGATTTAAAATTGTTTTAGTTGATGCAGATTTTGGTTTAAGAAATTTAGACTTACTTTTAGGATTAGAACAAAGAGTAGTTTATACTGCTGTTGATGTTTTAGCGGGACATTGCACTATTGATAAGGCATTAGTCAAAGATAAGCGTCAGCCTAATTTAATGTTGCTCCCAGCAGCTCAAAATCGTACCAAGGAGGCTATATGCCCTGATGATATGAAGAAGTTAGTAGCTGAACTAGATAAAAAATTTGATTTTATTCTTATTGATTGTCCAGCAGGTATTGAAATGGGTTTTCGAAATGCTATTACTCCTGCACATGAAGCCGTAATAGTTACCACTCCTGAAATGGCTGCAGTTCGTGACGCTGATAGAGTGGTAGGACTTTTAGAAAGTGAAGATATTCAAAAAATTCATTTAATAGTTAATCGAATTAAACCCAAAATGATTCAGTCTAATCAAATGATTGCAGTCGAAGATATTTTAGATTTACTGGTAGTTCCTCTATTAGGCATCGTACCAGATGATGAAAAAATAATTATTTCAACAAATAAAGGAGAACCTCTAGTACTAGAGGAAAATCATTCTTTACCTGCAACAGCTTTTGTTAATATTGCAGAACGATTAAATGGAAAAAGTATTCCTTTTCTCGACTTTATGGCAGTTGAAGAAAACTTGTTTAGTCGTTTAATTAGTTTTTTCAAAAAGTAA
- the minC gene encoding septum site-determining protein MinC, protein MSSKNITSQTNTERSGNTTYSQVHLQRVGEKLYLTLPDIEPNTKDKDWIEHLQDLKCCLKHHKGTWNSGTEVHLITKNRLLDSRQFNSIGKILDTLELQLICICTSRRQTAVTAATIGYSVKQQALDRQDCSVENTQKSGLKEPLYLKTTIRSGTVIRHPGTIIIQGDVNPGGEIIADGDIIIWGCLRGIAHAGAQGDSEFCVMALKMQPTQLRIGVAVARPPSDTPDILEPEIAYLSKEGIHLKSAINFNKTHIFTNKKEKWTEKKSLAM, encoded by the coding sequence ATGAGTTCTAAGAACATTACTTCTCAAACAAATACTGAACGATCTGGTAATACGACGTATTCTCAAGTTCATTTGCAAAGAGTAGGAGAAAAACTATATTTAACTTTACCGGATATTGAGCCTAATACCAAAGATAAAGATTGGATAGAACACTTGCAAGATCTTAAATGTTGTTTAAAGCATCATAAAGGAACTTGGAATTCTGGCACAGAAGTACATTTAATAACAAAGAATCGTTTACTCGATAGTCGGCAATTTAATAGCATAGGTAAAATACTAGATACTTTAGAACTACAACTAATATGTATTTGTACCAGTCGTCGTCAAACTGCCGTAACTGCTGCTACTATAGGTTATTCCGTTAAGCAGCAAGCTCTTGATAGACAAGATTGTTCTGTAGAGAATACTCAAAAAAGCGGGCTAAAGGAACCTCTATATTTGAAAACAACTATTCGCTCTGGTACAGTTATTCGTCATCCGGGAACAATTATTATTCAAGGAGATGTTAATCCAGGAGGAGAAATAATTGCTGATGGTGACATTATTATATGGGGATGTTTGCGAGGCATTGCTCACGCAGGCGCACAAGGAGATTCAGAATTTTGTGTTATGGCTCTCAAGATGCAACCTACACAACTCAGAATAGGCGTAGCTGTTGCTCGACCTCCTTCTGATACTCCAGATATACTAGAACCAGAAATAGCCTACTTAAGTAAAGAAGGTATACATTTAAAATCAGCTATTAATTTTAACAAAACTCATATTTTTACTAATAAAAAAGAAAAATGGACTGAAAAAAAATCCCTAGCCATGTAA